Proteins encoded together in one Triticum dicoccoides isolate Atlit2015 ecotype Zavitan chromosome 7B, WEW_v2.0, whole genome shotgun sequence window:
- the LOC119340647 gene encoding putative clathrin assembly protein At5g57200, which yields MGTASMQKSWRKACGAIKDSTTVSLAKVNSGRDHLKDLDVAVVKATSHVERPPKDRHLAKIVGARSRTEVSHCVHALARRLSNTSNWVVALKALVVIHRALREGDGGAFREELLSHGRRRGHALQMSSFKDDSGHLAWDCSAWVRTYALFLEERLECFAVLRYDVEAERLRAPAPAAEGQTPHTKAQSRTRGLGKDDLLEQLPALQQLLFRLVGCQPEGAAFGNYLIQYALALVLKESFKIYCAVNDGIINLVDVFFDMSKLDAIKAQDIYRRTGTLAKSLSEFYELCRGLELARNFQFPVLREPPASFLVTMEEYIREAPRAGHVANKTIEYRQLDPTADQEEQPPPEPPREATTQEPAAEEPMLEPEEEPHPAPELNDEPQPTTTTADFDLLGLHEVSSAAAEIEESNALALAIVAPGGGGSSASASPAVDMDGSSGWELALVAARTDMSSRSTEMKLAGGFDGLLLDSLYEDAARRQQQQQATYDDPAGDPFAASTSVAPPTGVQMSMMAQQQEMFGMPLPFQHAGAGASGSQANPFGDAYSAMLPQGQGTPFHGHGSGSLI from the exons ATGGGCACGGCTTCGATGCAGAAGAGCTGGCGCAAGGCGTGCGGCGCCATCAAGGACTCCACCACCGTCAGCCTCGCCAAGGTCAACAGCGGCCGCGACCACCTCAAGGATCTCGACGTCGCCGTCGTCAAGGCCACCAGCCACGTCGAGCGCCCGCCCAAGGACCGACACCTCGCAA AGATCGTCGGCGCCCGGTCGCGCACCGAGGTCTCCCACTGCGTCCACGCGCTCGCCAGGCGCCTCTCCAACACCAGCAACTGGGTG GTGGCTCTGAAGGCGCTGGTGGTGATCCACCGGGCGCTGCGGGAGGGCGACGGCGGCGCGTTCAGGGAGGAACTGCTGAgccacgggcggcggcggggccacGCGCTGCAGATGTCCAGCTTCAAGGACGACTCGGGCCACCTGGCCTGGGACTGCTCCGCGTGGGTGCGCACCTACGCGCTCTTCCTCGAGGAGCGGCTCGAGTGCTTCGCGGTGCTCCGGTACGACGTGGAGGCGGAGCGCCTCAGAGCCCCGGCGCCGGCAGCGGAGGGGCAGACTCCTCACACCAAGGCGCAGAGCAGGACGAGGGGCCTCGGCAAGGACGACCTCCTCGAGCAGCTGCCCGCGCTGCAGCAGCTGCTCTTCCGGCTCGTCGGCTGCCAG CCCGAGGGAGCGGCGTTCGGGAACTACCTCATACAGTACGCCTTAGCTCTGGTGCTGAAGGAGAGCTTCAAGATCTACTGCGCCGTCAACGATGGCATCATCAACCTCGTGGATGTG TTCTTCGACATGAGCAAGCTCGATGCGATCAAAGCCCAGGACATCTACAGGAGAACAGGAACTCTG GCGAAGAGCCTGTCTGAATTCTACGAGCTCTGCAGGGGTTTGGAGCTTGCCAGGAACTTCCAGTTCCCAGTTCTCAGAGAG CCACCGGCGTCGTTTCTTGTGACGATGGAGGAGTACATCAGAGAAGCTCCCAGAGCTGGCCACGTTGCAAATAAGACCATT GAGTATCGGCAACTGGATCCTACTGCAGACCAAGAAGAACAACCACCACCTGAACCGCCCCGCGAGGCGACGACCCAAGAACCTGCGGCGGAGGAACCGATGCTGGAGCCCGAAGAGGAACCCCACCCTGCACCTGAGCTCAACGATGAACCTCAACCTACCACCACCACTGCCGATTTCGATTTACTG GGTTTACATGAGGTGAGCTCCGCTGCCGCTGAGATCGAGGAGAGCAACGCACTGGCGCTGGCCATTGTAGCACCAG GTGGTGGTGGCAGCAGCGCGTCTGCGTCTCCTGCTGTTGACATGGATGGATCTTCGGGCTGGGAGCTGGCGTTGGTAGCGGCACGGACCGACATGAGCAGCCGATCGACAGAGATGAAACTG GCCGGGGGCTTCGACGGCCTGCTGCTCGACAGCCTGTACGAGGACGCGGcgaggaggcagcagcagcagcaggcgacCTACGACGACCCTGCCGGGGACCCGTTCGCCGCGTCGACGAGCGTCGCGCCGCCGACCGGCGTGCAGATGTCAATGATGGCGCAGCAGCAGGAGATGTTTGGGATGCCGCTGCCGTTTCAGCATGCTGGTGCCGGTGCTTCTGGGTCTCAGGCCAATCCATTCGGTGACGCGTACTCTGCTATGTTACCCCAGGGGCAGGGCACCCCCTTCCATGGACACGGGAGCGGCAGCTTGATTTGA